GTTTTGCTAGCTGGCAACTGACTAAGTCTAGTTCTTTCATGAACTTACTTGCTCGGTAACGGCTAAGTCGAATACCTCTTGCTGTGACTATGTCAGCAATGGTTCTCGCTCCAGCGGAACCATTGCTCAGCTCATAAGATCGGCGAACTTCGGCACGAACAAGCACATGCTCTGACGACAGAGATTTATCTCTATTTGCCCAATAACGATAACTACTGCGATGAACCCCGAACACTTCGCAAAGCCGTTTCACAGCATAACTCTTCTTGAGTTTCTCGATCATCGAGAACCGTTCAGGGAGTCTGACATCAAGAGAGCCGTAGCCTTTTTTAGAATTTCCTTTTCTTCTTCAATGCGTTTGATTTTCTTTTTAAGGTCACGAATTTCTCTTTGCTCTGGAGTGAGTGGTGATGAATTTGGTGTCTTACCAGCTCTTTCAGCTTTGAGTTGCCTTACCCAGCTTTCTAACGTAGTTTTTCCAATCCCCATTGCTTCGCAGGTTTCTTTATAGGAACGTCCCTGGTCAAGCACTAGCTGAGCGCATTCAAGTTTAAATTCTGGGTTAAAAGTGCGTCTTTCACGCTTAGTCATAATGTCACCTGTTTTAGTATCGAGATGATCATACATCACCTCTTAATCAGGTGGCCAAATTAACTATGCCACTACACATCGGCAGATATAGCATCGATCTTTCTACGTAAAGGGTTGAGTAACGTTGGCAGCACTTCGCTATCACCAACATTTACCAGGCTGACCTCGGCACTAATGGCTTTATGGGTATCTACATCAACGGCTAAGTGCAGCTTGCGCCATGTTCTACGTTTTTCGGCACCGTGCTTCTTCACCTTCCACTCCCCCTCGCCAAAGACTTTGAGACCAGTCGATTCAATGGCTATATGACGAATAGCCCTTTTAGATTTATTACGATATTTCACCTGGACTGTCTTCGAGCGTTTACTGATACAGGTGTAGTCTGGGGACGTCAGTGGAACATCCAATAACTCAAAGATAGAGTCGATAAAACCTTGAAGAGCACGCAATGGTAATGAGAATACTCCTTTAATCATCAAGGCAGTTTCAATCGCTGTATCAGAGTACTGAAAGCCTCTACCACGCTTACCATGATGGGTTTTGCATCGCCATGCATCTACGGCTGTATCATCTATCCAGAGCGTAACCGAGCCCCGTTTGCTCAAAGCCTTATTGTACTCCGCCCAGTTAGTTATCTTCTTTTTTGCCTTACCCATGTCACCACCGCTCTAACCATCATAAAGGATCAGATCTCAAGACTCGAAAAAGGTTCAACTGATTTAGGCAACAACGCCTACTTTGGTTTATTCATTGCTGCAATGATTAATTTTTGAGTTTCCGCTTCAGTCAAGCGACTGTTCATAAAGGTGTAACTTTGTGAACATTATCTTTCACCCATCTCAATACTGTCCAATTAGTCTTTAAAATAACATATGAACATGTACACTAATGTTTGATTATCTTAATGTTCACTTTTAGGCTCTTTTCATGAAAATTGGCTATGCCCGTGTCAGCACTCAAGACCAAACGCTCGATGTTCAACTTGAACAGCTTAAACGTATTGGTTGTGACAAAATTTACCAAGAGCAAGCGAGCGGTAAATCCTCTGATAGAAAACAGCTTAACCTGTTGCTAGATTTTGCAAGGGAGGGAGATATTATTCATGTTACCAAAGTCGACCGCATTGCTCGAAATACCATAGATGCTTTGCAAATTGCTGATCAACTAGCGCAAAAGAAAGCTGGTTTGGTCTTTCATGATTTGGGCGATTTAGACATTAATAGCGATGTAGGTCGAGTCATTTACACGACCATATCGGCGTTTGCTGAAATGGAAAGAAAACGAATATTACAGCGCTGTAATGAGGGTAGGGAGCGTGCACGCTCTGAAGGGAGGCACCTTGGCCGATTTCCTGACAAGATGCTTCACCAACGCATTCAAGAGCTTACAGAACAAGGAATGAACAAGCATGCAATCAGTAAAGAGTTAGGGTGTAGTCGGACAACTGTGTATAAAGTATTAGGTTGAAGAGCTAGCATCAACTGGAAGAGCTGAGTAAATATTAGTTCGTATAAAATTTATCTGCGTGGAGTTGATTAATTTTATCCAAAGAGTTCTGAGTGAGAACAACAACGAACTAATATCAACTCTTGTTTATCCCAATCCACATCCCAGATAAGTAAAAAATCTGGCTGAATATGACACTCCATGTGCGGCTTCCTAATCTTGCTGGTCACCGAAAACCACGCTGACAGCGTTTAGATATTCTTCTGGTGAAACGTTGATAAGTAGTACAGCGTTAAAATCATTACCTCGAACGTAGCACTTTTCATGTACGTCATGGCGCATGTTTTGAGGATAGTCATTGCGGTACTTAGTAAAGACACCGCTAACTTTTTGACGGCCAAGACCAAACGCTTTAGAAACGTCTACAGATGTAATACGGCCATCTTTAGATAACTTGGCATCAATGAACTTGTAAACTGCTTGGTCTAGTAGTGGTCGAGACACGGTTACTCTCCTTTGTTTAAATCAACGTCATGAGCGTTGTCATTCAACCACTGATTTTCTGGCACACTTGCTAAAAAAGCTGTGACTCGTTCATATTCGTCTGGAGTGAAATGAATCGAGGTTTTATCATATTGCAGCAAACAGATAATATGCCCATCTTCCTCCCAACGCTTCAGTTGGTAATCGGCATCGTGAGACAAATCGAGACTCATTCCACCACCATGAAACTGCATCGCATAGCCAGTTAGATATACACTTGTTCCGTAACGTGTTTCTAGTGTTAGCGGTATCATGATTCTACCCCCTAATGAATGGAACGGTTGAAAGGCCGTTGTTGAGTAGCCAGTTTTTGATTTCGTCTTGGGTTAAGTGAGGCTCTACAATAGCCCAACGGAAGCCTTGTTTAGACCACTTACCGCCAGCCCCCTTGAATTCAACTTCGTCAACATAGACAACAACGATTTCGTTACCATCGGCTGTTTTTTGTGGATAGCGTTCGATATTATCACTGGTGCGAATCGTCAAACTCTCGTTATACATATAAGTATCTGTAATCACGTTCTATACCCTCTTATTCTAGATACTGAGTGATCATTTCAATTTCTTGACTAACATCAACAAGTGCTTGCGCATCCGAGTTGATAACTTCAAGCTGAGTTTGATCTCTTGCTTTTCGCTCAAGGCCGTGTTTTATAGATTTGATAAACTTCTCAGCTTCTTCTAGCTTTTCAATGAGTTTGCTATCTTTTGACATTTTTTATAAATCCCTCTTTACTTAATCAGTTGATATTCTTTCACAAGGCTATCCAATGGGATTCTAAGCCCATCGTGTAGCTTGCGAATCATTGAGATAGATAAACGTCTTTGACGGCTCAGAATCTCCGTAACACGGCTGCGCTGACCAAGGAAAGGTACAAGGTCTTTATCCTCTAAGCCTTGCTGCTCCATACGGAACTTGATTGCTTCGATTGGGTCAGGTGGTGCAATTGGATAATTAGCTTCTTCAAATGCCTCAATTAGAGTTGCAAGCACTTCTAACTCATCACCCTCTAGTGTGTTTGGTTCAGCATCCCAAAGCTGCTCGATACGCGCTAAAGCAGCGCGGTTATCATCTGCTGTTTTGATTGGTTTAATTTGCATATCTGCCTCTTCTAAACGGTTTTCGCATCAACTTTGTCATAGTCTGCATGTGTGCCAATAAAGCGAATATATACCATCGAAAATTTGTAATTAATCGCGGTGATCAGTCGATACTTATTGCCGTGAACGTTGAACACAACGCGATTATTGCCAACGAAAGACGCATTTCGGTACAGTGCCTTTATGTCTTGGGGCGTTTGCCAATTTGCGTGTTTGGCTTCGTCAAACCATGCCATTAGTGGCTGTTTAGAATCAGCGTAATTAGGCTGTTCCCAAAACTCTCTTAAAGTTGCTCTTGATAAAATTCGCATACATCCCCTTTACTATATTTCCCATTATGGGAAATTAACAATAAACAGTCAAGTGCTACTTTCCCAAAAAGGGAAAATGAATAAAATCATAAACCTAACAGAGTTATAAAGCCAGTTGCGCAGCTTGGCATAATTGAGTTTCTGAAATGTCGATGTACCCCAAACTCATTGACGGTTCAGAATGCCTAATGTAATCAACCAGTTAAAAACGTCATTCTCAGATGCTGGGCCTAATGAGGTTGTAAAGATCGCATTTGCTTTAAGCAAGAATGTACTTGAGAAAAAGTTGAAACAATTAACCGATCTTTGAGGGAAGCGGACATGGTTACAGGTAAAGGTAAGTCTATGTTTTTATTCGTAAAGAAAACATACCTTTTCAAGGCAGGATTACGACACATCGAGGAAAGGCCGCTAGTAATTGTCGGTCAGATTGGAACGGGAACTGGTGCGCTTTCAATGGCTATTGCAGGACAAATTAGATCTACCGTAATGTTTACAGTGGTTTTTTTATGACTAAATCATAGATACAAAAAAAGCAGCTTTTATAGCTGCTTTCTCATAATACTAGCCCTGTAACCCGAGACTTGGAGAAAGGTCTCACCCGACATAATCACTCTCTTAACTATGGGGTTCTTACGCAGCTTAATGGTAGAGAGACCAAGCTGTTTCACGCTTTCAAATAAATAATACTACATTGATCAAGATTGGTTAAGCTTAGTAATAATTTCCTACTCCTCAAGATGATCGGTTTTCTCTATTGTTCTCCGATAAAACGGATCATCTAATAGCTTCTTATTCATTGCAGCAATGGATAGTGGTGGTATTCTTTAATCATTGCAACAATGGATAAGACTTATGACTAGATTTAGTGCTGTTCAAAAAGAGATTTTAACTATTTTGGCTAAAGCCTTTATTGGTGGAGTTAAAGAAGCAAAATCTACAGATGTAAATGCTCTGGTAAATATGAACCTCAAAAAAGACATTCATCCAAATAACTTCCGTACATCCTGCAAAACTCTGGAGGAACGAGAGTTGATACAAAGGCGTAAAGAGGAATTTGATTGGTTTATTAACATCGCTCCCGATGGCTTTGAAAAAGCCTTGGAGTGGATTAATGAAAGCCAGAAGTACTGAGCGAGCATTATAAAGGGGTTCTACACCGGAACCCCATAAATAGTATTATTGTCGTATACATCCAATGGTATACATTTATAATGTATACCATTGGATGTATATTTTAATGATACTTCTTGCTTGGTTTGAGATGGTTGTATATCATGCATCTATACAGTTTGTATTTTTGCAAAATATCTCAATTGTTATACATTTTAAATGTATAACAATTGAGATATTGATTAAGTATACGAGGTTTCTATGAGAGTGATTACAATCGCAGGTCGTAAAGGTGGTATAAAAAAAACCACTACTACAGTCAATACTGCTTATGAGCTATCGCAAAAAGGAAAGCGAGTTCTGGTTATTGATTTTGATGGCCAAGGGGACGCGACGAGTTTTTATCGTAGAGATAAAACGGAGTTCTACATAGCTGATGTTTTGTTAGATCGTAAGTTTGATATAAATAAAGCTATTTATCCCGCACTCATTAAAGGAGTAGAGCAAGATAAATTGTTCATTATTCCCGCTCGTGGGGGAGATGTTATGTCTAAGTTGAACATGGATATGGTTAGTTTACCGAAACGTGAAGAGCGTTTGCTAAGGCATTTAGATTTAGTGAAAGACAAATTTGATTTTGTGTTAATTGATACGAGTCCAGAAACTAGTATTTTATCTATGAATGCGGTTATAGCTGCTGATGAGTTTATTTTTCCAACAACGTTTACAGATCGCAGCTTTGAAGGGATCGATGTTCTAATTGAACATATACAAGATGCTAAATTTATCGATGAAGATGAGATCGATTATCTAATTTTACCGGTTGGTATCGATAAACGAGTTAAGTCCACATATGCATATGGGCGTGAATATTTGGCTGAACGTTTTCCACATAATATAGCTCAAACTACTGTTTGGCATCGTCAATCTGATTTTGAGAATGCAGAACTAGACCACGTTCCTGTCTCGGTCTACAAGTCGAGTAGTGCTACTGCTATGTATTACAAAAATTTTGCTAAAGAGGTTATCGATAATGAGTGCTGAATTTGAATCACTATCTTCACAAGAACAATTGAAATATTTAATTAATCTTGAAGAAAAAGGGGATAGATTAAAACCTAAACAAAGAGCTTTGAAGAGCCGTTTAGAAAAAGAGCTTCAACCTAGCACATCGATGCCGGAAAAAAGTGAAGTTAAAACAAACCTATTTGGTAAGGTTTCGACTTCTGCTGTTAATCCTAAAGCGGTTAGATTTTTACAAAAAGAACGAGATCTCTTAACCGAACGAACTAATTCATTAAATACCAAAAATCCACATGCGGTGGTAGAGCGTTTAGGGAGCTTAAAAGCGGTTAACGATACAAGTCTTATTCGAGCTGCGG
Above is a genomic segment from Vibrio tasmaniensis containing:
- a CDS encoding recombinase family protein — translated: MKIGYARVSTQDQTLDVQLEQLKRIGCDKIYQEQASGKSSDRKQLNLLLDFAREGDIIHVTKVDRIARNTIDALQIADQLAQKKAGLVFHDLGDLDINSDVGRVIYTTISAFAEMERKRILQRCNEGRERARSEGRHLGRFPDKMLHQRIQELTEQGMNKHAISKELGCSRTTVYKVLG
- a CDS encoding type II toxin-antitoxin system YafQ family toxin, whose translation is MECHIQPDFLLIWDVDWDKQELILVRCCSHSELFG
- a CDS encoding helix-turn-helix domain-containing protein is translated as MQIKPIKTADDNRAALARIEQLWDAEPNTLEGDELEVLATLIEAFEEANYPIAPPDPIEAIKFRMEQQGLEDKDLVPFLGQRSRVTEILSRQRRLSISMIRKLHDGLRIPLDSLVKEYQLIK
- a CDS encoding type II toxin-antitoxin system HigB family toxin, with product MRILSRATLREFWEQPNYADSKQPLMAWFDEAKHANWQTPQDIKALYRNASFVGNNRVVFNVHGNKYRLITAINYKFSMVYIRFIGTHADYDKVDAKTV
- a CDS encoding ParA family protein; the protein is MRVITIAGRKGGIKKTTTTVNTAYELSQKGKRVLVIDFDGQGDATSFYRRDKTEFYIADVLLDRKFDINKAIYPALIKGVEQDKLFIIPARGGDVMSKLNMDMVSLPKREERLLRHLDLVKDKFDFVLIDTSPETSILSMNAVIAADEFIFPTTFTDRSFEGIDVLIEHIQDAKFIDEDEIDYLILPVGIDKRVKSTYAYGREYLAERFPHNIAQTTVWHRQSDFENAELDHVPVSVYKSSSATAMYYKNFAKEVIDNEC